TAAAGGCTTTTAAAAGCCAGCCGCTCCTACAATAAAGCTTTCATCAGCTATTCTGAGCTGAACGTCTCCCTTTATTACTCCTGATAAATACTACAACCCCGAACTCCTGATCAACACACATGGGTGAATCTCGCCTCATATTTCACCCACAAAAATTCTAAATGAAGTTTTAGCACaaggaaaatgaagcctattttaggaccattaatgcattaatgcaatttccacattccttacaacaCATCCCCCCAATTTTCTTTGCTGTAATGGAAATATGATTTAATTGCAAAGTACAATTATAAGTGCACcattgtatttgttgtactgaatttaaataaaataaaatacataattaaataaaggGAATAATAAAAAATCATTGTGCCATCATTGTGAATCATCACTGAGAATAATGCtaattacaaacaaacacatgctgACATTACACATGAGAATTTAGAGAGaaacatacatttattattattattattattatctctgatGAAATTGAACCATGCTTTTACAACAGTAAATTTAACTATGGCATTTTAGTAAAACCACAAAACTTACAATGTTTTTTATTCTCCAGTAACCATATGTCTCCCATgataataatacaggaaaaccaaaagaatggtaataaaaataatgataatactgACAAAAACATGGTTCATTTTACTATTGTTACACTatggttaatttgtggtacaCGTCCCATGGTTTTAAAGCATTGGTTCTTACCACAAAAATGGTTATTACAGATTTACTATACTGAaaccataatacatttttgtaagggcgTTTTCTTAGTGGAAACAACAGTTTTAAAAACCATACTTGTACCACACATTAACCATAGTttcatgttttttggcagaatgatTGTGAATTTTATACTAtagttttgttttcctttattattcctatggttttactatgaatatcatAGCTAAAAtatggttaatgtagtaaaatcatggtaagtTTTGatgttatggttttactataaataccatggTCCAAAagctactgtagtaaaaccataattaaTTTTCATCAGGGTTGGaaggtattgtgagggaacccaaaatgCAGGAGAATGCAATACTctttccaaaaataaaatttctaccTGTCCTCTTAATGGGCTCCATAGAAATGAGAAAATTTCTGTCTAGTAGTGCAcagctgtcatgaaaataatgtcacatacaATCTAATTtgaatggtcctaaaataggcttaattttcagATTATTATGAGGTGAAATATTCTGAAATTTGACAATACTTTACGtttaaatcacacacactcactcactcactctctctctctaccagTCACACACAGTAGAGGGAACCTGACCCTGGACATGCCCTGAGCAGTGTCTGTCTGCTTATAATGAATCATGACTGCAGTTCTTCAGCTGACCACATGGTGGCGATGAATTCATGAGAGAAACAGAGCTGAAGCGCCTACTGTGATGATGATGGGGGCAGGAGCCATTTCTGTTCTGAAGGCAGGGGAACAAATCAAGAACCTTTGTAGAGGTCACCTCCATTTCCTGCATTTATGAAAGCCCCCTGAGTTTAATTCAGAACTGACAGAAAAAACACATGTAAGTTTGtatcaatgtgccatttttacaAAAGTTTCTCTGGGTTGTATAAGGATGGGCAGTTTCATTAGATGTTCTGTACAAACAAAGAAACGTTTCGGCTACTGATTTTCCTTGCAGATTTCCTTCAAAATGTTGATGAGGCTCTCCAGTCCAAATACATAGCCTCGGTCTGGTCCATCATGGATTGTTTGGTCATCACGAAAACCCTTAAATGTGCTGTGGGCGAAATCTATCATTCGCACGTCCACGCTCGGTGCTTGAGGAGGGGTGTGAGGGTCCAAGGCGTGGGGTTTCTCCTGCGATCTGTGCGGAGAGGCCTGACTTTCCTTCTCCGAGGCTTCAGCCATCTCGGGATCCTTGCCCTCGTATATGATGAGCAGAGAGCTGGAGTAGAAGCGGTATGACGCCTGGCGCTCCAGCACACATTTCAGACTGCACAGTTTGCTCAGAATGGGCTCAAACAGGTCTTTGCGCAGCTGCGTGCCATTGTGCATGAACTGAAATAGCGCATGTCGAAAGCCTTCGATAGACAGACCGCGGCCGTAGTACTTGTTCCTGCATAGATAATGACCAGTGTCCATCTGGTACACCTGAAGAACAAACACACCAGATAAGCAGAATTCAAATGAAAAAGACAGTTTTTTATCATTCAATTGGCTTTGTGGTTGTCAAAGCTGTGTAAAGCTTTTGAAAAAAATACTGCATCACTGCAGCTGGTGATAATGTTCTTTATTTAGCTGCATGACATCGAAATGTATCACGTGTGAAATTCTATCAAGGCTTGATTATACTGTTTTCAAATTTTCAATGGGTGAAGTAAACTGTATATCACATTAGGAAAGTAAATATTGTGAGAAACATATAtttagtcaagtgtgtccaaactttaaGTAGTGTGTCCACAGTGATTTTAAAGTTCCTTACAGTGATAGGCAGACATACTGTAGAGGCATCAAAagtccaaaatgaacaaaattccAGATCGtaaaaccaaaatcccaataataaccagacaaaagaaaaaaaatatttggtgcataatgttgAACTATTAAATATGAACAAGCCCACTCCAGATACACtggagactcttattttgaaatgtctgtgcttccAGCTCAcataaatacaaagaaaacaaacatacACTTTTACAATCATCTACAATATACTAAAATATTATCAGTAACTATCAGTGTTGATTTTTTCCGATAACTGAGCAACTATTGGCACCAATATATCGGAAAAACTACACCTCTTATTACATTATAATGAACATTGTCAAATTGGCTAATTCATACTGAATTAGCAGCAATTCATCAACAGTAGATCATCAGAAAATGCTTGTCATAACTGTCTGGTATTCCACTAATGCAGTATTTTAGAAAAAACTTTTCTCGAGTATTGATgatgactatcacccctggagttgcgagtttgaatccaggatgttctgagtgactccagccaggtctcctaagcaaacaaaatgGCCAGGTTGATTTCGTGAATGTGCGTGGGGACATGAAACATGAATGTCAATTCGGACATGAATGTACCTTTAGGTCTATTGATACAATCCATTCCTGTGGGCAGATGTgtgataagatctgtttctgagttaacattttgaatggccATCACAGAGATCTAGGCTCGGACAAAGCCTGCTGTCTttatttggaacaagaaaatagtgTCTGTAAAACTCTTTGTGAGTTTGTAAGTCTGAAACAATGTCTTTCGCATCTTTCGCGAGGAGACTGTGAAATTCTGGCCATAAAAGTCTTGTGACGGAACCGTGGAAGGTATAATGCCATTGAATTAAGGCGGCCGGCATGCAAATTGGAGAATAACTGTACTCAATAGTTTTTTTGCACCCAGtctgagtgtgtggtgtgtgagaaATGTGAAGAGAATCCTCTTTTTGAGAATGTACAGTATGAGCATTCTTTGTTGGCAAACGACACACATGAATATGTCTGCTGCCGggcggggtggggggggggtcctTCGGCGGGGGTTTCGTACTGAGGCGGGAAAGGCTTCCATTTGGGCCATCATTTATGTGGTCTCACAGATGGGTCTTAGGTGGATCTTGGCGCTGCTGAGGTGTGGGAGTGGGGTTTTTTGTGGGGCACAGGCTCAAAACAGAGCAAGAGCAGGTGGATGAGAGGAAAAACTTCTCTTAGGCAAACAGGGTTTCATCGCTTGCGACTCCTTTTCCACCTCCTATTTCTCCCAATGAAGAATTCAGAAAAGCCTTCCATGGTGTTTTTGAAGAGGCCGTCAGGGGTGTTGAGCAAGGCGGCTTTCTCTGCATCAGGCATCTCCGTGGGCATTAACTAGGCATGCCGGTCCAAAACCACCAGATGACCCATTGCATTTCTGATGGCATGCACAGTAAACTTAGTGGCTCGCAGCACCAGATCTGAGGCAGTGCGGCAGCCAGTGTTGACAACAGTCGGCATAGCGGTGTGGAATTTCCATCCCATAGCGGTAGAAGGATAGAGATGAGCTCCAACTTACTCTTCAATGGGGGAAGCTTAGCATATCCCTTTTCCTCCACATTGTAAACCTTTGTGAGGACAACAGCTTCTCCAATCTGGAAGTGAGACGAATAGGCACCCTATTCATCTCACGTGCACTAGGTCTTCATGAGCTCACCGTGGAATTTGTGAAGAACGGTACCGTTTTTCGGGCTGCGGCCTGCTGGTGGCGGCCAGCCTGCAGGAACCACTAGTTCAGGCGAGAATTTACCAGGTCCTCTGGAGGGGACCTCTCAAGTTCGAGCTCCTCAACCGCCCGTGTGAGGACACGAATGACTCAGTCAGTGTGTGACGAATATGACAACACCGTGCTCATCCATAGAGGGCCGGAGGTCGTTCTGCACTGGCGAGGATGCTGCGTGGGAAGTTCGAGGGGCTCAAAGGACTTGCGCTGGCACGAGATCCTCCTCGGGTTCTTCCATCTCTACCTTGCGGCCCCGCCATGCATCCTCATGTGGTCCCTCGAGTCAACATGAGAGCTGTTTCGGCGTGGTTGCGGCCCAGGCAGCGAACGCAGCTCTCATGTTGGTCAGATGGAGAGATATGCCGCTCACAGGAAtacttttaaccctctggggtctgagggtgttttgggccttggtgaagttttgacatgccttgacatttgtgcttttttcagttgcttaaaaacacattaatggcttaagtctgataacactgtattcagcacaaactaggctacaataatatgtgagcaacatgtatgtacaggtttgtatttttgaaataATAACCTTTATGCATggtatttgaaaaaacaaactttttaagtaattgaaataaggccatataacacatactaaacatttgtccacaagacatttgagaactggatcttgtagcctagagtttttgttacaaaatgatgtgaacaccatcctgatcactcattcatacaaaacaatatagtaatttaacttttgtaagacacttttagtgttagaaaggtcatatgcgaggaggcgtgaatgatcatgaatatgtattgtaattcacacctgaggagacatagacccctcccctgggcctatcaatgaggaatgtgacagaaagagaatgaatatgaagagacttaatgatcaagttttgaaatcaagttttaagttagaagaagtaatctgactataaattttctttacttaaagactttacttaattttagacctacaataccgtttaaaagaagtctcttctgctcaccaaggctgcatttatttgatccaaaatacagtaaaaactgtgataatttgtactatttaaaaaaaaaaaaaaaatatatatattgtaaaatgcaatttgtgatcaaagctgaattttcagcatcattactgcagtcttcagtgtcacattatccttcagaaatcataatatggtgattttctaatatgggcatatttaaagtgcattttactcatatttgcaagcacaagctttgttgatgataatgaggcatcataaacattaaataaaatataatctaaacattaatattatttttatatcatattacatatcatatttatattatacagcatacaatttaaatacctgctttagtcGAAACAGCATttcaatgtaactaaaacttgcttattaggacatatttcaatactctgaatcctgtctggcaagtctggaaacagtcccactagtaaaatatgtacatgtttatataaaatagcatgtcagctaatgaaaactaaatgacttaatcatccgaaattgtatcctcggctggatcaagtctctcttcaaaatacaaatgttcatcggagtcccactcttcttctgaggaaaatgttaactcttccatactatcctggagctttctcgcctgaGTATCGTTGCAAACGCACagaaaaattaatgaaatgtttacaacttcactgtcgggggcgtgtagcatttttgcattgatcgtctcagcacattagcgtatgaatggagcgctctgctggtgggtgggatcactattaatttaatatatgaagtggtggtggcgtagtggctaaagcacagggctgttaatcagaaggtcacaggttctaaccccacggccaccaccgttgtgtccttgagcaaggcacttaattccaggttgttcctggggggattgtccttgtaataattgcactgtaagtcgctttggataaaagcgtctgccaaatgcataaatgtaaatgtaaatttaatgagCTCAGCCAGCTGAAACATGTAcagcgctttgtttcatacagattacattgcaggagaatatttgttttaaatttgaattgtttcattaaaaagtagacattttaagctttctttagacaaatgtttcatgtttgtgtgataagtattcgcggagtttcagttattttcagcatttttgtgacgcgtttcagatatatgctcgcaaacccagagactgctgacagctcaccctttttattttctttattttacaaaagcacaaggttttgttgaattgtgagtgtacacaaataaaagtagaccctttatagtctctaatgatgtcttaaacttatctgtataccccaaaattacggagtattttaagttgtttccgctgtaatgacaaaaatatccagcaggacgcgccggcacgtcTGTCGAGCCCAGAGGACACGTACACACAAGCGGCTCTTTAAATTTGTGTTTTAtgtcactttatatatataatatttagggctgtcaatcgataaaaaatgtccacaatacattttttacacatttttgctgagaaagcccctcatataaaaataattctaaatataatgatgaaataattatacagttatctttaaatataaaaaatgaaaataaataaatatatatatatatatatatatatatgtgtgttaaatatatttaaatacttagaacacatcttgagatccgttagtttgaatttgcactccaagtgttttgaaagcaagaacgtaatgcatgtttgtgttgtgctgcctgctgaagggttgttttgttcactgtataaactgcacattgcccatacagctgaagtttgtatttctcaggaatcttccttattacaggcattgcgattaattgcgtaaaattaatcaaattaatcgcacttaatgcgttaaatcaacatccctaataatattatatatattctaaatatatatcAAAGGATAGAGCTCCTTCTGGAATGCTGCGGGAAACAGGTGGATGTGTCACTGAGGCGAAAAAAAAACTGATTCTGGCGGTGAGGCGTAGAAACTCTTCACCTGAACACTAGAGGGGATGGGTGAATCTTTCGTTTCAATAGGGAACCCCTGCATATACCTCTAGgtatacctaaaaaaaaaattccatcagCCTATTTACTGTCATATTCTGCTAATTGTATCTCACCTGCAtcccacacacacgcactcctAGCGTGGCAGATGTGCTCTGCTCGCATTTCTTCATCTGACGAGCGGCCTTCTCCTCTGATGCGTCATCACCGTGTTGTCGCGTCCCCATCTTCAGGTCCAGTATGCAGGGGTAACTGAAATGATGCACCACGTTCTCCAACAGCAGGAATTCTACAGGGTTTAGCGTCAAGGATTAATACATAGGCATAAACATGCATGCACACCCTCGCTTTACACTGCAGTTTCACATGTTTAAGAGTTAAGGTCTGTTGAAATAGGATGCGTATTTCTGTTACAAAATGGCTAGATGGAGTACAGCAGAATGGCACAGAATACAGGGGTCTCAAGACACATTTTGGATGATTGTTCGCATGTTGAACTGCTTTTAATTGGAACCTCCACTTAAAAACAAGGGATGCATCTAAATTTCAGCCATTGGAAATTTTcggccaaaaaaaacaaaaataaaaaaactatctgAACACTGTTAATTTAAAAGCCTCTATGTTATGGTAGTAATGACACCTGAAGGAAGAACGTGTAATAAatcagtgtggcagggtggaaggcagggccgggtcgtCTTTTTGGACCACCTCACCAGGTAGTAGACCTAACAAGAAAAACTTAGGGTCTTTAGGGATGTCATAACCCATTATCCTCCCAGTAATTAAAAAGATACTGTCCCAGAATTGTTCTAACTTTGAGCACGTCCAAAATATATGACAATGATTGGTGTTCTGATGTCCACACTGTCGCCAGCATTGCTGTTGTTCACCCCTTTGATTACTAATAATATGAGGTGTAATGAAAAATCTGACCAGACTCTTCCACCCAAATTCCCTCCATCTTTTAGAGCTAGTAGACGTCTGTTGTGTCACACAAATCGAAAGCCAATCACCCTCTGACACTTCCATACACAGCTCCTTTTCCCATTTTGACTTAATATACAAGGTATTATTTCCATTTAGTTTCTGCAGTGCTTTATACAATTTAGAGATAGTTTTACTTGGTAGGAGCttataagcattaataaaaactttaacaatGTCATTGCCTTCAGGAGAGATACCTTTTCTTATTTCACTGTTATAGAAATGTCTCACTTGAAAATATTTGAATAGATCTCAGTTCTCTTGTTTGTATTGTCTCTTGAGTTGTTCGAATGTCTTAAAGGTGTTGCCGTCTACAAACTGACACAGTGCCACAAGGCCTTGATCTTTCCAACTCAAAAATGAAGAGTCTATTTCACCTAGTCGAGAGCTCGGGTTGCAGGAGGGCCAGATCAAAGGTTTAATATCGTTAGCcaatttgtacttttttacaACCTCCTTCCAAACTAATAGCGTATCTTCAACTATACGATTCCCATCTTTGTTTGTGATAACTTTACCTCCTAGATGGGTTTGAGGTTGGCTCTGTCCCTGGGTTAGTTCAATCAGTCTCCATCGAGCCTCAATTTCT
This region of Xyrauchen texanus isolate HMW12.3.18 chromosome 48, RBS_HiC_50CHRs, whole genome shotgun sequence genomic DNA includes:
- the ip6k1 gene encoding inositol hexakisphosphate kinase 1, with protein sequence MCVPHTMEVGKHSAGQGIRGGVPLEPFVHQVGGHTSMMRYDDHTVCKPLITREQRFYESLPPEMKEFTPEYKGVVLVCFEGDSDGYINLVAYPYEESEGLEHEELPERDQPRRKHSRRSLHRSSSEIKDDRLAHDSEANENVQELKSPRLEMHSDVPFQMLDSNSGLSSEKISHNPWSLRCHKQQLSRMRSESKDRKLYKFLLLENVVHHFSYPCILDLKMGTRQHGDDASEEKAARQMKKCEQSTSATLGVRVCGMQVYQMDTGHYLCRNKYYGRGLSIEGFRHALFQFMHNGTQLRKDLFEPILSKLCSLKCVLERQASYRFYSSSLLIIYEGKDPEMAEASEKESQASPHRSQEKPHALDPHTPPQAPSVDVRMIDFAHSTFKGFRDDQTIHDGPDRGYVFGLESLINILKEICKENQ